TTGTTGGAACCGAGGTTATTTGGAGATGATCGTGGCTTTTTTACTGAAAGTTATAATAAGAAGGTGCTAGAAACATTAGGGGTTACGCATTCATTTGTACAGGATAATGTCTCGTATTCAGCGGAAGCGGGAACGATTCGCGGATTACATTTTCAAAAAAATCCGAAAGCACAAACGAAACTTATTCAAGTTATGCAAGGAGCAATCTATGACGTTATCGTAGATTTGAGAAAGGATTCACCAACGTTTAAACAGTGGAGAGGATATATTTTAAGTGCGGATAATCATCGGCAATTATTAGTGCCAAAAGGATTTGCACATGGTTTTTGTACACTTGTCCCGCATACGATTGTTATGTATAAAGTAGATGAGTATTATAGTGCCGATCATGACTCAGGGGTACTTTGGAACGATAAAGAATTAGCAATTCCATGGCCGGTAACAAGTCCTATTTTGTCTGATAAAGATCGAATATTACCATTACTTCAGGAATGTGAAGATAGCTTTTGAGTAGGAGAGTTGTTATATGAATATATTAGTAACGGGTGGGGCCGGATTTATTGGAAGCAATTTTGTACATTATATGTTACAAAGCTATGAAACATATAAAATTATTAATTTTGATGCATTAACATATAGTGGAAACTTAAATAATGTAAAGTCTATTCAAGATCATCCGAATTACTATTTTGTAAAAGGGGAAATTCAAAATGGAGAGCTGCTGGAGCATGTTATTAAGGAACGTGATGTGCAAGTAATCGTCAATTTCGCAGCTGAATCACATGTGGATCGTAGTATTGAAAATCCAATCCCTTTTTATGATACAAATGTAATTGGGACGGTCACCTTACTAGAATTAGTAAAAAAGTATCCGCATATTAAACTTGTGCAAGTATCAACGGATGAGGTGTATGGCTCGTTAGGAAAAACAGGACGATTTACCGAGGAAACACCGTTAGCTCCAAATAGTCCATATTCTTCAAGCAAAGCGAGCGCCGATATGATAGCTTTAGCTTATTATAAAACATATCAATTACCAGTTATAGTAACGCGTTGTTCCAATAACTATGGGCCGTATCAATACCCTGAAAAATTAATCCCGTTAATGGTTACGAATGCGCTCGAAGGAAAAAAATTACCGTTATATGGCGATGGATTGAATGTAAGAGATTGGTTACATGTAACAGATCATTGTAGTGCGATTGACGTTGTTCTGCATAAGGGACGTGTAGGAGAAGTATATAATATAGGCGGAAATAATGAAAAAACAAATGTAGAAGTTGTGGAACAAATTATTACTCTCTTAGGAAAAACAAAAAAAGATATTGAATATGTGACAGACCGTTTAGGACACGACCGTCGTTATGCGATTAACGCAGAGAAAATGAAGAATGAATTTGATTGGGAACCAAAGTATACGTTTGAGCAAGGATTGCAAGAAACGGTGCAATGGTATGAGAAGAATGAGGAATGGTGGAAACCATTAAAAAAGTAAGGGGCATATAAATGAAAGAGCGGGTTATCATAACAGGAGCAAATGGTCAATTAGGAAAGCAACTACAAGAAGAGTTAAATCCTGAAGAATATGACATATATCCATTTGATAAAAAGTTGTTAGATATAACAAATATATCCCAAGTGCAGCAAGTGGTACAAGAAATAAGGCCACATATCATTATTCATTGTGCAGCGTATACGAAGGTTGATCAAGCTGAGAAAGAGCGAGATCTTGCTTATGTAATAAATGCAATAGGGGCTCGAAATGTAGCGGTTGCTTCACAATTAGTTGGGGCGAAGTTAGTTTATATTAGTACGGATTATGTATTTCAAGGCGACAGACCGGAGGGGTACGATGAATTTCATAATCCGGCACCGATCAATATATACGGGGCTTCTAAATATGCGGGAGAGCAGTTCGTCAAAGAGTTACATAATAAATACTTTATCGTTCGTACATCGTGGTTATATGGTAAGTATGGAAATAATTTTGTGAAAACGATGATACGATTAGGGAAAGAAAGAGAAGAAATATCTGTTGTAGCGGATCAAATCGGTTCTCCTACGTATGTGGCGGATTTAAATGTGATGATTAATAAGCTCATTCATACTTCTTTATACGGTACGTATCACGTATCCAATACAGGATCATGTTCTTGGTTTGAATTTGCAAAGAAAATATTTTCGTATGCAAATATGAAGGTGAATGTGTTACCTGTTTCAACCGAAGAATTTGGGGCTGCAGCAGCAAGGCCGAAATATTCTATTTTCCAACATAACATGCTACGATTAAATGGTTTTTTGCAAATGCCTTCTTGGGAAGAAGGATTAGAGCGTTTTTTTATAGAAACCAAAAGTCATTAACAATTTTAAGTTAATGACTTTTTTGTTTGCCTTTAAGAGGTTTTATGTTACTATAATTATAGTATCAGGTACTAATAACAAGTATAAGTATTTCTGGGAGGATATATCATGGAACTATTACAAGGGAAAACATTTGTTGTTATGGGCGTTGCGAACCAAAGAAGTATTGCATGGGGAATTGCTCGCTCTTTGCATAATGCAGGTGCAAAATTAATCTTCACATATGCAGGAGAACGTTTAGAGAGAAATGTTCGTGAATTAGCGGATACATTAGAAGGACAAGAATCACTTGTATTACCTTGTGATGTAACAAATGATGAAGAACTTACAGCTTGTTTTGAAACAATTAAGCAAGAAGTTGGTACAATTCACGGTGTTGCACACTGTATTGCTTTTGCAAATCGTGACGACTTAAAAGGTGAATTTGTAGATACTTCTCGCGATGGATTTTTACTTGCACAAAATATTAGTGCATTCTCTTTAACAGCTGTAGCAAGAGAAGCGAAGAAAGTAATGACAGAAGGCGGAAATATTTTAACGTTAACATATCTTGGCGGCGAGCGCGTTGTGAAAAACTATAACGTTATGGGTGTTGCGAAAGCTTCATTAGAAGCGAGCGTGAAATATTTAGCTAACGATTTAGGCCAACACGGCATTCGCGTTAACGCTATTTCTGCAGGTCCAATTCGTACGTTATCTGCCAAAGGTGTAGGCGACTTTAACTCAATCTTAAGAGAAATTGAGGAGCGCGCACCACTTCGTCGTACAACAACGCAAGAAGAAGTTGGGGATACAGCAGTATTCTTATTCAGTGATTTAGCACGCGGCGTAACAGGAGAAAACATTCACGTTGATTCAGGGTATCATATCTTAGGATAAATATAATATTAATTTTAAAGGACAATCTCTACATGTTGAGATTGTCCTTTTTATTTGTTCTTAGAAAGAACGATTTTTAACGAAAGTTCTTACCACGTTATGAATATAAGTATAATAGTACACGATTTATTCAGCTACGTATGGAAGTGGGAGGGACGAGTGTGAAGAATAAAAATAAAAGTTCAACAGTTGGAAAACCGTTGTTATATATTGCGCAAGTAAGTTTGGAACTTGCTGCACCGAAAATAAAAAGAATTATTTTAACAAACTTTGAAAATGAGGATCGAAAAGAGGAAAGTAATAGAAACGAAAATGTTGTAAGTAGTGCTGTGGAAGAGGTAATAGAACAAGAAGAGCAACAACAAGAACAAGAACAAGAAGAACAAGTAGAAGAAAAAACAGAAGAAGAGGAACAAGTACAAGAGCAGCAGGAGCCAGTGAGAACTGTCCCGTATAATAAATCATTTAAGGATAT
This genomic window from Bacillus anthracis str. Vollum contains:
- the rfbD gene encoding dTDP-4-dehydrorhamnose reductase, producing MKERVIITGANGQLGKQLQEELNPEEYDIYPFDKKLLDITNISQVQQVVQEIRPHIIIHCAAYTKVDQAEKERDLAYVINAIGARNVAVASQLVGAKLVYISTDYVFQGDRPEGYDEFHNPAPINIYGASKYAGEQFVKELHNKYFIVRTSWLYGKYGNNFVKTMIRLGKEREEISVVADQIGSPTYVADLNVMINKLIHTSLYGTYHVSNTGSCSWFEFAKKIFSYANMKVNVLPVSTEEFGAAAARPKYSIFQHNMLRLNGFLQMPSWEEGLERFFIETKSH
- the rfbC gene encoding dTDP-4-dehydrorhamnose 3,5-epimerase; its protein translation is MKVIETNFTDAKLLEPRLFGDDRGFFTESYNKKVLETLGVTHSFVQDNVSYSAEAGTIRGLHFQKNPKAQTKLIQVMQGAIYDVIVDLRKDSPTFKQWRGYILSADNHRQLLVPKGFAHGFCTLVPHTIVMYKVDEYYSADHDSGVLWNDKELAIPWPVTSPILSDKDRILPLLQECEDSF
- the fabI gene encoding enoyl-ACP reductase FabI → MELLQGKTFVVMGVANQRSIAWGIARSLHNAGAKLIFTYAGERLERNVRELADTLEGQESLVLPCDVTNDEELTACFETIKQEVGTIHGVAHCIAFANRDDLKGEFVDTSRDGFLLAQNISAFSLTAVAREAKKVMTEGGNILTLTYLGGERVVKNYNVMGVAKASLEASVKYLANDLGQHGIRVNAISAGPIRTLSAKGVGDFNSILREIEERAPLRRTTTQEEVGDTAVFLFSDLARGVTGENIHVDSGYHILG
- a CDS encoding spore coat CotO family protein: MEVGGTSVKNKNKSSTVGKPLLYIAQVSLELAAPKIKRIILTNFENEDRKEESNRNENVVSSAVEEVIEQEEQQQEQEQEEQVEEKTEEEEQVQEQQEPVRTVPYNKSFKDMNNEEKIHFLLNRPHYIPKVRCRIKTATISYVGSIISYRNGIVAIMPPNSMRDIRLSIEEIKSIDMAGF
- the rfbB gene encoding dTDP-glucose 4,6-dehydratase → MNILVTGGAGFIGSNFVHYMLQSYETYKIINFDALTYSGNLNNVKSIQDHPNYYFVKGEIQNGELLEHVIKERDVQVIVNFAAESHVDRSIENPIPFYDTNVIGTVTLLELVKKYPHIKLVQVSTDEVYGSLGKTGRFTEETPLAPNSPYSSSKASADMIALAYYKTYQLPVIVTRCSNNYGPYQYPEKLIPLMVTNALEGKKLPLYGDGLNVRDWLHVTDHCSAIDVVLHKGRVGEVYNIGGNNEKTNVEVVEQIITLLGKTKKDIEYVTDRLGHDRRYAINAEKMKNEFDWEPKYTFEQGLQETVQWYEKNEEWWKPLKK